One stretch of Bacteroidota bacterium DNA includes these proteins:
- a CDS encoding DUF1003 domain-containing protein, translating into MITKEFLSKIPIFKFLPEEDHISLVSLWRVKTLKAGEVLFRKGEPGSSMYVIEDGEIEILLPVDPPVNEVQLSILKEGEFFGELSLFADTPRTATARALTNTNLVEMQRGDFITFVMERPSIGISMLSEMAKRLQMTNELITSLASKNPNDEIEETLSIGDRIADKIAEFGGSWRFILSFGAFMFMWITINVLQFIVKPFDEYPFTFLNLMLSTVAALQAPVIMMSQNRAQKKDRLKADLDYQVNIKSELMLQQLHQKMDRLLDEEMEHIRREFNLMKSPVKAKKKTKK; encoded by the coding sequence ATGATCACCAAAGAATTTCTCTCCAAGATACCCATCTTTAAATTTCTTCCGGAAGAAGACCACATTTCGCTTGTCAGTTTATGGAGAGTGAAAACATTGAAAGCGGGTGAAGTGCTTTTTCGGAAAGGAGAGCCAGGATCATCCATGTATGTTATTGAAGATGGAGAGATCGAAATCCTTCTTCCTGTTGATCCTCCGGTGAACGAAGTTCAACTTTCCATCTTGAAGGAAGGGGAATTCTTTGGCGAACTTTCCCTCTTTGCTGATACACCTCGGACTGCAACGGCACGCGCGTTAACGAATACGAATCTTGTCGAGATGCAGCGGGGCGATTTTATCACGTTTGTGATGGAGCGTCCGTCGATTGGTATTTCCATGTTAAGCGAGATGGCGAAACGTTTGCAAATGACGAACGAACTCATTACATCGCTTGCATCCAAGAATCCAAATGATGAAATCGAAGAGACATTAAGCATTGGTGACCGTATAGCAGATAAGATTGCAGAATTTGGCGGAAGTTGGAGATTCATCCTTTCGTTTGGTGCATTTATGTTTATGTGGATTACCATTAATGTGTTGCAGTTTATTGTTAAGCCGTTTGATGAATATCCATTCACATTCTTGAACCTGATGCTTTCTACAGTTGCGGCACTACAAGCGCCGGTTATTATGATGAGCCAAAATCGTGCTCAGAAAAAAGATCGTTTAAAAGCCGATCTCGATTATCAAGTCAATATAAAATCGGAATTGATGCTGCAGCAATTACATCAAAAAATGGATCGGTTGTTGGACGAAGAAATGGAGCACATACGAAGAGAATTTAATTTGATGAAGAGTCCTGTCAAAGCTAAAAAGAAGACAAAAAAATGA
- a CDS encoding four helix bundle protein: MYQSEELKLRSKRFALSIVALFQSLPKSDDARVLGKQMLRSGTSVAANYRATCRARSKAEFIAKIGIVVEEADETVMWLEMLTDSKIVPSTVTDSLLKEGNELLAIFAASYNTAKYGKNK; the protein is encoded by the coding sequence GTTAAAACTTCGTTCAAAAAGGTTTGCGTTAAGCATTGTAGCATTGTTTCAATCTTTGCCAAAATCTGACGATGCTCGTGTGTTAGGTAAACAAATGCTTAGATCCGGAACATCTGTTGCTGCTAATTACCGTGCAACATGTAGAGCAAGATCAAAAGCGGAATTTATTGCTAAGATTGGAATTGTTGTTGAAGAAGCAGACGAGACAGTTATGTGGTTGGAAATGCTTACGGATTCGAAAATTGTACCTTCTACAGTAACGGACTCTTTATTAAAAGAGGGGAATGAACTTCTTGCAATTTTTGCGGCTTCATATAATACTGCCAAGTATGGCAAAAACAAATGA
- a CDS encoding T9SS type A sorting domain-containing protein, which translates to MKKFFFFALLFNMLFSQHKLPFASQNNTIELAITNSATIDAGNVTVTVSNAPTWIRFNNPRQAEGGHVASEIQNLKSGESGTSRFTFSVDKSAPVGKEHALQFVISSLSGEEWKKEISIQVAAPEQFELYQNYPNPFNPSTTISFLLPTAGDVSLKVFDVVGREVVTLFDEVKVAGFHQQVWDATNVATGVYIYQLSYYNQKGEQEYHRKKLLFLK; encoded by the coding sequence ATGAAAAAGTTTTTCTTTTTTGCATTATTATTCAATATGCTGTTTTCGCAGCACAAACTTCCCTTTGCCTCACAAAACAACACTATTGAACTTGCCATTACCAACTCTGCAACCATTGATGCTGGAAATGTAACGGTTACCGTCTCAAACGCACCAACATGGATTCGCTTCAATAATCCCCGCCAAGCAGAAGGCGGGCACGTAGCATCTGAAATTCAAAATCTTAAATCGGGAGAATCTGGAACTTCACGCTTTACATTCTCGGTGGATAAATCGGCGCCTGTTGGAAAAGAGCACGCACTGCAATTTGTAATTTCATCACTGAGCGGTGAAGAATGGAAGAAAGAAATTTCCATTCAAGTTGCCGCTCCGGAACAGTTTGAATTGTATCAGAATTATCCCAATCCGTTTAACCCAAGCACAACAATCAGTTTTTTACTTCCAACAGCAGGTGATGTTTCTCTGAAAGTGTTTGATGTTGTGGGAAGAGAAGTAGTTACGTTATTTGATGAGGTGAAAGTCGCAGGATTTCATCAACAAGTTTGGGACGCTACCAATGTTGCAACCGGAGTATATATTTACCAACTCTCTTATTATAATCAAAAAGGGGAACAAGAATATCATCGAAAAAAATTACTGTTCCTAAAATAA
- a CDS encoding LytTR family DNA-binding domain-containing protein, whose protein sequence is MISSKKIAVMIVDDEPLARHGLREIFEEEKDIVIIAESSDGEEAVEHIKKYKPDVLFLDIQMPEMNGFDVVKSLKTKDLPLVVFVTAYDEYAIKAFSANALDYILKPYDAERIYSSLHRVREMIRLKQTASYSERMMEALKSFQSTSTYIERISIRNAGKIYFVNIEEILWIEAAADYIHIHTKSGKHTTRETIGTIEQQLDPSKFIRIHRSSIVNLNAVRELQPEHHGDYTAILDQGVKLTVSRKYKEKLSFLLE, encoded by the coding sequence ATGATTTCCTCAAAAAAAATAGCAGTAATGATTGTTGATGACGAGCCGCTTGCCCGTCATGGATTACGGGAAATATTCGAAGAGGAAAAAGATATTGTTATTATAGCAGAATCGAGTGATGGAGAAGAAGCGGTAGAACACATTAAGAAATACAAGCCGGATGTTTTGTTTTTGGATATTCAAATGCCGGAAATGAATGGTTTTGATGTTGTGAAGAGTCTTAAAACGAAAGACCTGCCACTTGTTGTTTTCGTAACGGCATACGATGAATATGCAATTAAAGCATTTTCAGCAAACGCACTGGATTATATTTTAAAGCCATATGATGCTGAACGGATATACTCGTCATTGCATCGTGTAAGGGAAATGATACGACTGAAACAGACTGCGTCGTACTCTGAACGGATGATGGAAGCGTTAAAATCATTTCAGTCAACTTCTACATATATCGAACGCATTTCCATCCGCAATGCGGGGAAAATTTATTTTGTAAATATTGAAGAAATCCTCTGGATAGAAGCAGCGGCTGATTATATTCACATCCATACAAAAAGTGGGAAACACACCACGCGCGAAACAATTGGCACCATTGAACAGCAGCTTGATCCTTCAAAATTTATTCGCATTCATCGCTCATCCATCGTCAATCTTAATGCTGTTCGTGAATTGCAACCTGAGCATCATGGTGATTATACTGCCATTCTAGATCAAGGTGTCAAACTCACAGTGAGCAGGAAATACAAAGAAAAACTCTCTTTTTTGTTGGAATAG
- a CDS encoding FG-GAP-like repeat-containing protein, producing the protein MKQLFTLLLFITLNVSAQYFTKVTTGPQSNDGGDSRSVNWIDYDNDNDLDLFISNGPSAKANNFLYKNNGDGTFTKITDASIVNDPGSYDGSTWADYDNDGYIDAFTATWYGQQNSLHRQRNGKFEEVFPRDISKDFTHSETASWGDYDNDGYVDLYLANSAVHLANILYHNNGDGTFTEVKTGAIVTDEAPTRSVDWCDFDNDGDLDLFVANEGGANEALYWNNGNGTFTAETSGSIVSDGGKSFGSSVADIDNDGDFDILVVNNSNESEFLYRNNGNKTFSKDTSDIVVKSSGYSVGSAFGDLDNDGDLDLMVTNAFSGASATKNFLFLNNGNGTFIKVDTGIVSTDLGWSYGVAFGDYDRDGDLDIATGNCFGANQNNALYRNEGNGNKWLTIKAVGKVSNFSAIGTKVKVKTTINGKTFWQVRQVAGQSGYCGQNLESHFGLGNATVIDSLVVEFPSGQKIVQTNIAPNQFMVIKENLPAGYFRGAMQIGNFEDTDPVTIQFKDISNTDPTQPATSWKWDLNGDNVIDATTATTSFTYTIPDSYSILLIVSNGVKTDTLRSNDAIIISPATAIIQFNTTTHNFGIVDVNTPIKDTTMYIYNKGKLNDSISISLVYGATSAQTIKPDSAVKISPTSFVLAANDSQAIIYAVYPPKVNRTNLNITYTPKIVITSKNNPSVKIFEKSMWIKLQGTLLSIQKGMEMPMEYFLEQNYPNPFNPTTKIGFTLQVSGFTSLKIYDAIGREVAVLANEFLEANIHHQRTFQADALSSGVYFAKLQNGDRSLLRKLTLIK; encoded by the coding sequence ATGAAACAGCTGTTTACTCTACTTCTCTTCATAACGCTTAATGTATCCGCGCAATATTTTACGAAAGTCACCACCGGTCCTCAATCAAATGATGGAGGGGATTCCCGCAGTGTTAACTGGATTGATTATGATAATGACAACGATTTGGACCTGTTTATTTCCAACGGACCAAGCGCTAAGGCAAATAATTTTCTTTATAAAAATAACGGTGATGGCACCTTCACAAAAATTACCGACGCATCTATCGTGAACGATCCGGGAAGTTATGACGGAAGCACGTGGGCAGATTATGACAATGATGGATACATAGACGCATTTACTGCGACGTGGTATGGCCAACAAAACAGTCTGCACCGTCAACGGAATGGGAAGTTTGAAGAAGTGTTTCCGAGAGATATTTCAAAAGACTTTACACATTCCGAAACTGCAAGCTGGGGAGATTATGATAACGACGGATATGTCGATCTGTATCTGGCAAACAGTGCCGTACATCTCGCCAATATTTTATATCACAACAACGGAGATGGAACATTTACAGAAGTGAAAACTGGCGCTATTGTTACGGATGAAGCGCCGACAAGAAGTGTAGACTGGTGCGATTTTGATAATGATGGCGATCTCGATTTGTTTGTCGCCAATGAGGGTGGGGCAAATGAAGCACTGTATTGGAATAATGGAAATGGCACATTTACCGCTGAGACTTCCGGATCGATTGTATCCGATGGAGGAAAATCGTTCGGAAGCAGTGTTGCCGATATCGATAACGATGGAGACTTTGATATTCTCGTCGTCAATAACTCGAATGAAAGTGAATTTCTTTATCGAAACAACGGGAATAAAACATTTTCCAAAGACACATCGGATATTGTTGTAAAAAGCAGTGGCTATTCTGTTGGTAGTGCGTTCGGCGATCTGGATAATGACGGCGACCTTGATTTGATGGTTACAAATGCTTTTTCCGGAGCTTCTGCAACAAAGAATTTTTTATTTCTCAATAACGGTAACGGAACATTTATCAAAGTCGATACCGGAATTGTGTCGACCGATCTTGGGTGGTCCTATGGTGTTGCGTTTGGAGATTATGATAGGGACGGAGATTTAGATATTGCTACCGGCAATTGTTTCGGAGCAAACCAAAATAATGCATTGTACCGGAATGAAGGAAATGGTAACAAATGGTTAACGATTAAAGCGGTGGGCAAGGTTTCCAATTTTTCTGCCATCGGTACAAAAGTGAAAGTAAAAACAACGATCAATGGAAAAACATTTTGGCAGGTGAGACAAGTTGCCGGCCAATCGGGATATTGCGGCCAAAATCTGGAATCGCATTTTGGATTAGGAAATGCAACCGTTATTGATTCGCTTGTTGTCGAGTTTCCGTCTGGACAAAAGATTGTTCAGACGAATATTGCTCCGAATCAATTCATGGTTATCAAAGAGAATTTGCCTGCTGGCTATTTTAGGGGAGCAATGCAGATTGGGAATTTCGAAGATACCGATCCCGTTACTATTCAATTCAAGGATATTTCTAACACGGATCCGACTCAACCCGCTACGTCCTGGAAATGGGATCTGAACGGTGACAATGTCATCGATGCAACAACCGCTACAACCAGTTTTACTTATACTATTCCAGACTCATACTCCATCTTGCTTATCGTAAGCAATGGCGTGAAAACCGATACTCTTCGCAGTAACGATGCCATCATTATTTCACCGGCAACAGCGATCATTCAATTTAATACCACAACCCATAATTTTGGTATCGTTGATGTGAATACTCCTATAAAAGATACAACGATGTATATTTATAATAAGGGGAAATTAAATGATTCAATTTCCATTTCACTTGTGTACGGTGCGACTTCGGCTCAAACGATCAAGCCGGATTCAGCTGTGAAAATATCACCAACATCGTTTGTATTAGCTGCGAATGACTCTCAGGCAATTATCTATGCAGTCTATCCACCGAAAGTAAATAGGACAAACTTGAACATTACGTATACTCCAAAGATTGTTATTACATCAAAAAATAATCCTAGCGTAAAGATTTTCGAAAAGTCGATGTGGATAAAATTACAGGGAACATTGCTTTCGATCCAAAAAGGGATGGAGATGCCGATGGAATATTTTTTGGAGCAAAATTATCCAAATCCTTTCAATCCAACGACCAAGATCGGATTTACGCTCCAGGTTTCAGGGTTCACGTCGTTGAAAATCTATGATGCAATAGGAAGGGAAGTTGCAGTTCTGGCAAATGAATTTCTGGAAGCAAATATCCATCATCAACGAACATTTCAAGCTGATGCATTGTCCAGCGGAGTTTATTTTGCAAAGCTTCAAAATGGTGATCGCTCTCTTTTAAGAAAATTGACACTCATAAAGTGA
- a CDS encoding histidine kinase, whose translation MKFNRPVIIGGLWFFLGLIYSSQSFFYSLSVGREYVWQRSLFHSFVFCIEWGFLTPLVLKIVERFRLDAKSFRRNLFYHFSFGLVIAFVQQLVYVYIVNFVDSGFQLTKSFLGYFPSIIGFFEFGVLIYWAIVFMYHAIGYYHRYQQEEKNASELRSQLVESQLQALKMQLQPHFLFNTLNAIFVLVKKEPSLAQKMIVRLSDLLRLTLERGNANTVSLEQELEFLNTYLAIEKVRFGDRLSIKMNIEESALSSSVPTFLLQPLVENSIRHGLAQRAGDGWIEISSEVKKGKLFLSVEDGGTKSRRKKENSDGIGVGLENTKKRLKQLYGDQFNFEMRPNEQNGFTVRIEIPV comes from the coding sequence ATGAAATTCAATCGACCGGTCATTATCGGCGGTTTGTGGTTTTTTTTAGGATTGATCTATTCCAGTCAATCCTTTTTTTATTCCCTTAGTGTGGGGCGGGAATATGTCTGGCAGCGATCGCTTTTCCATTCGTTCGTCTTTTGCATTGAATGGGGTTTCCTCACACCGTTAGTTCTCAAAATTGTAGAGCGGTTCCGATTAGATGCGAAGAGTTTTCGCAGGAATCTCTTTTATCATTTTTCTTTCGGACTTGTGATAGCATTTGTGCAACAGTTGGTGTATGTGTATATAGTGAATTTTGTTGACAGCGGATTTCAATTAACAAAATCATTTTTAGGATATTTCCCTTCGATCATTGGTTTTTTTGAATTTGGCGTGCTGATTTATTGGGCAATTGTTTTTATGTATCACGCCATCGGATATTATCACCGCTACCAGCAGGAAGAAAAGAATGCTTCAGAACTTCGGTCGCAGCTTGTTGAATCTCAATTACAAGCGTTAAAAATGCAGTTGCAGCCGCATTTTCTATTCAACACTCTAAACGCAATATTTGTCCTTGTTAAAAAAGAGCCTTCACTCGCCCAAAAAATGATCGTCCGATTAAGCGATCTTCTTCGATTGACGCTGGAGCGGGGAAATGCAAATACCGTGAGCCTCGAACAAGAACTGGAATTCCTCAATACGTATCTTGCCATCGAGAAAGTCCGGTTTGGAGATCGGTTGTCCATTAAAATGAATATTGAAGAATCGGCTCTGAGTTCATCTGTTCCGACATTCCTTTTGCAACCTCTTGTGGAAAATTCCATCCGTCATGGATTAGCGCAGCGTGCCGGAGATGGATGGATTGAAATATCATCTGAGGTGAAAAAGGGAAAACTCTTTCTTTCAGTGGAGGATGGCGGAACAAAATCCAGACGCAAAAAAGAAAATTCAGATGGGATTGGTGTTGGATTGGAGAATACCAAAAAGCGTTTGAAACAATTGTATGGCGATCAATTCAATTTTGAAATGCGCCCTAATGAGCAGAATGGATTTACGGTAAGAATAGAAATACCGGTTTAA
- a CDS encoding D-alanine--D-alanine ligase family protein — MNAKLKIGVLFGGRSAEHEVSLVSAASVINALDKSKYDVVPIGITKEGRWLSAVNAIQLLKDHSPIEQLPEHVLLPDPRKQSLVNISGAFPQNAQKVDVIFPVIHGTFGEDGTIQGLFELADLPYVGAGVLGSAVGMDKVIAKQLLQNVHIPVAPGISFMYSQFKTKSKQYIVDIEKKLKYPCFVKPPNQGSSVGISKAHNRKELIAAIHAAGEYDRKILVEKAVNRPREIELSVLGNDEPIVSLPGEIVPSNEFYDYDAKYVDGKSSAHIPAKLTKPVIKKLQDCALKAYIALDCSGMARVDFLLQRNGKFYLNEINTIPGFTSISMYPKLWEASGISYSELLDRLIGYAIERYESKKKLKTFYTPKSDWYKE; from the coding sequence ATGAATGCTAAACTCAAAATAGGCGTGTTATTTGGCGGCCGCTCTGCCGAACACGAAGTTTCACTCGTATCCGCGGCATCGGTGATCAATGCATTGGACAAATCGAAATACGATGTTGTTCCGATCGGCATTACAAAAGAGGGAAGGTGGTTGAGTGCCGTAAATGCTATTCAATTGCTGAAAGACCATTCGCCGATTGAACAGCTCCCCGAGCACGTGCTTCTTCCCGATCCGCGAAAACAATCGCTCGTCAACATCAGCGGTGCATTTCCACAAAATGCGCAAAAAGTGGATGTCATCTTTCCCGTAATCCACGGAACATTCGGCGAGGATGGAACGATTCAAGGATTGTTTGAATTAGCAGATCTACCGTATGTTGGTGCCGGCGTATTGGGCTCGGCTGTAGGAATGGATAAAGTTATTGCAAAACAATTATTACAAAATGTTCATATTCCGGTTGCGCCGGGTATCTCGTTCATGTATTCGCAGTTCAAAACGAAATCCAAACAATATATTGTCGATATTGAAAAGAAATTGAAATATCCCTGCTTTGTGAAACCGCCGAACCAAGGATCGAGCGTTGGGATCAGTAAAGCACATAATCGGAAAGAACTTATTGCCGCAATTCATGCTGCGGGAGAATATGACAGAAAGATTCTTGTAGAAAAAGCGGTGAACAGACCGAGAGAGATTGAATTAAGTGTGTTGGGTAATGATGAACCAATCGTTTCCCTGCCGGGTGAGATCGTCCCCTCGAACGAATTTTATGACTACGATGCGAAGTATGTGGATGGAAAATCGTCTGCTCATATTCCTGCAAAACTCACCAAACCAGTCATAAAAAAATTGCAGGATTGTGCATTGAAAGCATATATTGCGTTGGATTGTTCGGGAATGGCTCGAGTCGATTTCCTGCTGCAACGAAACGGGAAATTCTATCTGAATGAGATTAACACAATTCCCGGTTTTACTTCCATCAGCATGTATCCAAAATTATGGGAAGCGTCAGGAATTTCGTATTCTGAATTGCTCGATCGGTTGATCGGATATGCCATTGAACGATATGAATCAAAGAAGAAGTTAAAAACATTTTATACACCAAAATCAGATTGGTACAAAGAATAA
- a CDS encoding penicillin-insensitive murein endopeptidase → MINKTKQNKTIFFNLLIYFPFLALFSQLLSSQIVIKDSIVIIPKTQIIPSIIIPDPLPDPDPLPRTKYFMTSDYAGFPAADFVFLPGTLENVRLKLTYNLTLLNLDAYYPQGFSFTMVPIYLGPYIFSVDVPPSNQVTQSGTVDVFDLYGSGLPSEGLFNFSMHHGGPTGLTINDAGDSAVFSYHFDVPLHYILDGTATLYVDTTKSAKISITVSDETLLPLSDSDNKGPKKARVIDFSNVKRTKVTVIVKDGSDTPMPNYPFTINALIRGYSGGHDHNTTRPVGRFILKKDTVSVMKCTTDVKGEIKLDYLCSGFGGVDSIFVQGETNKDTASATIVVKVPGLTELTSGSHYDLIGANAGGSHHNKNHYGKANLINTLKTIADTAYSKKSYRLRFNDMSLIYGGPFDINNNWDTPHQNHREGVSVDVSSTAVTDNGSSRSVTEDRLSNWLGTSSRGFRYYSIQNEVLTARHYHVTVP, encoded by the coding sequence GTGATAAACAAAACAAAACAAAACAAAACAATATTCTTTAATCTTCTTATTTATTTCCCATTTCTTGCCCTATTTTCCCAGTTGCTTTCTTCGCAGATTGTGATTAAAGATTCGATCGTTATCATTCCCAAAACGCAGATTATCCCGAGCATTATTATTCCAGATCCTCTTCCCGATCCCGATCCATTGCCAAGGACGAAATATTTTATGACAAGCGATTATGCCGGATTTCCTGCGGCTGATTTTGTCTTTCTTCCCGGTACACTCGAAAATGTCCGTTTGAAATTGACGTATAATCTTACGTTGCTAAATCTCGATGCGTACTATCCGCAAGGTTTTAGTTTTACAATGGTGCCAATTTATTTAGGTCCGTATATTTTTTCCGTCGATGTGCCGCCAAGCAATCAAGTAACCCAATCAGGAACTGTAGATGTGTTCGATCTCTATGGCAGCGGTTTACCGTCAGAGGGTTTGTTTAATTTCAGTATGCACCACGGTGGTCCAACAGGACTTACTATTAATGATGCCGGAGATTCTGCTGTATTTAGTTATCATTTTGATGTGCCATTACATTACATTTTAGATGGCACTGCAACGCTTTATGTTGACACGACAAAAAGTGCAAAAATTTCTATAACGGTATCCGATGAAACTTTATTACCACTTTCAGATAGCGATAACAAGGGACCTAAAAAAGCGCGAGTTATTGATTTTTCGAATGTGAAACGAACAAAAGTTACAGTTATAGTAAAAGATGGTTCAGATACTCCAATGCCCAATTACCCGTTTACAATAAACGCATTGATAAGAGGTTATTCCGGCGGACATGATCACAATACTACACGTCCGGTTGGAAGATTTATTTTGAAAAAAGATACTGTAAGCGTAATGAAATGCACAACTGATGTAAAAGGTGAAATTAAACTTGATTATTTATGCAGTGGCTTTGGTGGTGTCGATTCCATTTTTGTTCAAGGCGAAACCAACAAAGATACGGCGTCTGCAACAATTGTGGTAAAAGTACCTGGTTTGACGGAATTAACTTCTGGCAGCCATTATGATTTGATTGGTGCAAATGCAGGGGGTTCACATCATAATAAGAATCATTACGGGAAGGCAAACTTGATTAATACTTTAAAAACTATTGCAGATACGGCTTATTCTAAAAAATCATATAGACTTCGTTTCAATGATATGAGTTTAATATATGGTGGACCTTTTGATATCAATAATAATTGGGATACACCTCATCAGAATCATAGAGAAGGTGTCAGTGTTGATGTTAGTAGTACTGCAGTTACTGATAATGGGAGTAGCAGAAGTGTCACTGAGGATCGGCTGAGTAACTGGCTTGGGACTTCATCAAGAGGATTTAGATACTATTCAATTCAAAATGAAGTGTTAACGGCTCGACATTATCATGTAACAGTTCCATAA
- a CDS encoding AraC family transcriptional regulator, with the protein MNPQHDIYLINQFPDFNAPGFDLQRYYSLFLENNVIINAQSSDVEYGEHWGPLSIKCAFHGKEFYHAGSKTVAVDDSSFLIFNEGKVYSSYIKSDSKVDSFTINFNPAFVQEVVQSMVQRDLEVNEDGEKEVRFVERLYPHNHSLTPLLLRLQKMSLSLYSNKRRITELFCEVLERLILSQKEIEQEVSAMTPIRHSTKQELYQRLHSAKDYIDSCFAEDISLDMIAKTAHLAPVYFLREFKKNFYLTPHQYLTQRRLEEAKYLLLAKKRSVSDVCMSVGFSDLSSFSKLFKTRTGFSPERYRSIALS; encoded by the coding sequence ATGAACCCTCAGCATGACATTTATTTGATCAATCAATTTCCCGATTTCAATGCACCGGGATTTGATCTGCAACGATATTATTCACTCTTTTTAGAGAACAATGTCATCATCAATGCACAATCGTCCGATGTAGAATATGGAGAACATTGGGGACCGTTGTCGATCAAATGCGCGTTTCATGGAAAAGAATTTTATCATGCTGGAAGCAAGACCGTTGCAGTGGACGATTCCTCATTTTTGATCTTTAATGAAGGGAAGGTCTATTCCAGTTATATCAAATCGGATTCGAAGGTTGATTCCTTCACGATCAACTTCAATCCTGCGTTCGTTCAGGAAGTGGTTCAAAGCATGGTGCAACGCGATCTTGAAGTAAATGAAGATGGTGAGAAAGAAGTTCGATTCGTTGAGCGATTATATCCGCACAATCATTCCCTGACTCCGTTGCTGTTAAGATTGCAGAAAATGTCGTTGTCGCTTTATTCAAATAAACGCCGTATTACAGAATTGTTCTGTGAAGTGCTTGAACGTTTGATCCTTTCACAAAAAGAGATCGAACAGGAGGTTTCCGCTATGACTCCCATCCGTCATTCAACCAAGCAAGAGTTGTATCAGCGATTACATAGTGCAAAAGATTATATCGATTCCTGTTTTGCAGAGGATATTTCTTTGGATATGATCGCGAAAACGGCACATCTTGCTCCCGTTTATTTTCTTCGTGAATTCAAAAAGAATTTTTATCTCACTCCTCATCAATATCTCACTCAGCGCAGGTTGGAAGAGGCGAAATATTTGTTGCTGGCAAAGAAACGATCTGTCTCAGATGTCTGTATGAGTGTGGGATTCAGCGATCTCAGTTCATTCAGCAAACTCTTTAAAACCCGGACAGGATTTTCACCAGAACGATATCGCTCTATAGCGTTATCGTAA